Proteins encoded together in one Telopea speciosissima isolate NSW1024214 ecotype Mountain lineage chromosome 6, Tspe_v1, whole genome shotgun sequence window:
- the LOC122665451 gene encoding uncharacterized protein LOC122665451, protein MSTLHCDGSLSGDKVGFGGLIRNGSGDPIVAYAGLGEDLCVLSMELLAILKGISLCIDKGFHEVSFKSDSKLAIDILNGENIGPWKIQTTKRKILTKSRLLRTKEFVHVWREQNQPADFMASFPSGPSGILWEPRSFSPKLSILIKKDKEFVTYYRM, encoded by the coding sequence ATGTCTACTCTTCACtgtgatggttctctttcagGTGACAAGGTTGGTTTTGGAGGGCTCATTCGTAATGGAAGTGGGGATCCTATAGTTGCTTATGCTGGCCTAGGTGAAGATCTTTGTGTGCTATCTATGGAGCTCCTAGCTATTCTCAAAGGTATTTCTCTTTGTATCGATAAGGGCTTCCATGAGGTCTCTTTCAAATCAGATTCAAAGCTGGCCATCGACATCTTGAATGGGGAGAATATCGGGCCTTGGAAAATCCAAACTACAAAAAGAAAGATCCTTACGAAATCAAGATTGCTAAGAACAAAAGAATTTgttcatgtttggagagaacaaaacCAACCTGCAGATTTTATGGCTTCCTTCCCTAGTGGTCCTTCTGGAATTCTTTGGGAACCTAGGTCCTTTTCCCCTAAACTATCGATCCTCATAAAGAAAGACAAGGAGTTTGTAACCTACTATAGGATGTAA